The DNA region TTATCAACTTGCAGTCCATCAATGTCGTTCCAGTCTGCCGTTTGCAACAAGCTGTAATCAGGCAACTTAGCCAGCTGCTTCTGCTGGTCAACCGTTGCCTCAGCAGGCTTACTACTGGCTGGCACTTGCACCGGCGCCCCAACAGTTGGACAGTCGCACTTTGCCTGCGGTGGTGCAGGGGCGGCAACTGGCTTAATGCTTTTATTTGCACATGCCATCACCAGCAGTGTGAGTAATACGAGCAAGGTATGATGTGCAATTTTTTTCATTGTGATAACTAGCCTTGTATAGGGTGTTGAATGCTGAGCAATAAAGGGCTAAACGCTTAACTTAATGCAATATTCTAGGCATTGCGAGTGAGAAAGGAGCAATCACCGCATCGAACTGTGTGCCGTCTTCCGCCACCATTTGATAAGTGCCGTGCATCTCACCCATGGGGGTGTTAATCAAGGTGCCACTCGTATATTCATAATGCTCAGTAGGCTTAAGTAAGGGCTGTGCGCCAACTACGCCCAGCCCTCTAATCTCTTTTTG from Methylotenera sp. L2L1 includes:
- the apaG gene encoding Co2+/Mg2+ efflux protein ApaG — protein: MSSAKHYECTVKVEVTFIAEQSDIEHNQYAFAYHVTITNTGNVSAQLISRHWVVTEANGEQKEIRGLGVVGAQPLLKPTEHYEYTSGTLINTPMGEMHGTYQMVAEDGTQFDAVIAPFSLAMPRILH